Proteins encoded in a region of the Limnothrix sp. FACHB-406 genome:
- a CDS encoding biotin/lipoate A/B protein ligase family protein, producing the protein MGDRWRLIPTLNESGAVQMAIDRWLFEQHVQAAGPPVLRFYTWSEPTISLGFHQRRYPAAWEQLQWADRPIPLVRRPTGGRAVLHGDDLTYAVIGSQFGSRRDAYCRICRFLIAGWQALGVELRFGEGRSVGLRNQANCFALATDADLVLADGGEKLIGSAQYLQGAAVLQHGSIALHPNRSLHGQIFGTEPLEPRLPPLSRSHLVATLTQAARDTFSIELEEQPLSDREWAAIRALAQEQELPDRSRADR; encoded by the coding sequence ATGGGCGATCGCTGGCGACTGATCCCAACCTTGAACGAATCCGGCGCGGTGCAAATGGCGATCGATCGCTGGTTGTTTGAGCAGCATGTTCAAGCAGCGGGCCCGCCGGTTCTGCGGTTTTATACCTGGTCGGAACCCACCATTTCTCTGGGGTTCCATCAACGGCGTTACCCGGCCGCTTGGGAACAGTTGCAATGGGCCGATCGCCCGATTCCTCTGGTGCGGCGGCCCACGGGTGGCCGGGCCGTGCTCCATGGGGATGATCTCACCTATGCGGTCATTGGCTCCCAGTTCGGCAGCCGTCGGGATGCCTATTGCCGCATTTGTCGATTTTTGATTGCGGGTTGGCAGGCTCTGGGGGTGGAGTTGCGGTTTGGCGAGGGGCGATCGGTCGGTTTGCGTAACCAAGCCAACTGTTTTGCGCTGGCCACCGATGCGGATTTGGTGCTGGCTGACGGCGGCGAAAAGTTAATCGGCAGCGCTCAATATTTGCAAGGCGCGGCGGTGTTGCAACATGGTTCGATCGCCCTGCATCCCAACCGATCGCTCCATGGCCAGATCTTTGGCACGGAGCCGCTGGAACCCCGGTTGCCGCCCCTGTCCCGATCGCACCTGGTGGCGACCCTGACCCAGGCCGCTCGGGATACTTTCTCGATCGAGCTGGAGGAACAGCCCTTGAGCGATCGGGAATGGGCGGCCATTCGGGCCCTGGCCCAGGAACAGGAGTTGCCCGATCGTTCCCGGGCCGATCGCTAA
- a CDS encoding YbjN domain-containing protein, whose protein sequence is MTTAAEEALLDVAEGPTSAIETIETVISSLATENSAMVNRSGGSSLWRFQYGSVEVYVQLTGETDDDTLTVWSSVLNLPVKDEAGLLKKLMAANWLSTFEARYAIAENSVVVTTTRTVAELSPGEISRSITLVASIADDNDEALQAEFG, encoded by the coding sequence ATGACAACGGCGGCGGAAGAAGCTTTGTTGGACGTAGCAGAAGGGCCCACCAGCGCGATCGAGACGATCGAAACGGTGATCTCCAGCTTGGCCACAGAAAACAGCGCCATGGTTAATCGCAGCGGCGGATCGTCCCTTTGGCGGTTTCAATACGGCTCGGTGGAGGTCTATGTGCAACTGACGGGCGAAACCGACGATGACACTTTGACGGTGTGGTCATCGGTGTTGAATCTGCCGGTGAAGGATGAGGCCGGGTTGCTGAAAAAACTGATGGCGGCTAATTGGTTGAGCACCTTTGAGGCCCGCTACGCGATCGCGGAGAATTCCGTGGTGGTGACCACAACCCGCACGGTGGCGGAACTGTCGCCGGGGGAAATTTCCCGATCGATCACGCTGGTGGCTTCGATCGCCGATGACAATGACGAAGCACTGCAAGCGGAATTTGGTTAA
- a CDS encoding class I SAM-dependent methyltransferase has product MTATTDRRPQQPFPLPNPNDLLKLAYQTFQQGKGAFSLAHKQMNTRVLNAIKPLPQRNQSLPPEVFQLLQRRMQTLLETDWQDVERGVYGPELVFENAWDEFLKFYPLVIWDGFQTWMRLSEKRFQEFSPSIDTNGYPKYYLQNFHYQTDGYLSDWSANLYDLQVELLFNGTADAMRRRVLAPIAQGASAFPEVTGRDLRVLDVACGTGRTLRFIRSILPKAALFGLDLSPAYLRKANQMLSQQPGELPQLAQGQGEALPYVDDYFHVTTSTFLFHELPGPVRAQVIQELFRVTKPGGTVVLCDSIQAADAPELEPVLAGFPAAFHEPFYRHYITDDLVAYLDKAGFEQVETSTHFLSKYWVARKPSDRPENPEN; this is encoded by the coding sequence ATGACTGCCACCACCGATCGCCGCCCACAGCAACCTTTTCCGCTGCCGAATCCTAATGACCTGCTGAAGCTGGCCTATCAGACGTTTCAGCAGGGCAAGGGAGCTTTTAGCTTGGCCCACAAGCAAATGAACACGCGGGTTTTGAATGCGATCAAACCCCTGCCCCAACGAAATCAAAGCCTGCCCCCGGAGGTGTTCCAGTTGTTGCAGCGCCGGATGCAAACGCTGCTGGAAACCGATTGGCAGGATGTGGAGCGGGGGGTTTATGGGCCTGAGTTGGTGTTTGAAAATGCTTGGGATGAGTTCCTGAAGTTCTATCCGTTGGTGATTTGGGATGGGTTCCAAACTTGGATGCGCCTGTCGGAAAAGCGCTTTCAGGAGTTTTCGCCCTCGATCGACACCAACGGTTATCCGAAGTATTACCTACAAAATTTCCACTACCAAACCGATGGCTATCTGAGCGATTGGTCTGCGAATTTGTACGATTTGCAGGTGGAATTGCTGTTTAACGGGACGGCGGATGCGATGCGGCGGCGGGTGTTGGCCCCGATCGCCCAGGGGGCAAGCGCTTTCCCAGAAGTGACGGGGCGCGATCTGCGGGTGTTGGATGTGGCCTGCGGGACGGGGCGCACCCTGAGATTCATTCGATCGATTCTGCCCAAGGCGGCGCTGTTTGGGCTGGATCTGTCGCCGGCCTATCTGCGCAAGGCGAATCAAATGTTGTCGCAACAGCCCGGTGAGCTGCCCCAACTCGCCCAGGGTCAAGGGGAAGCGCTGCCCTATGTGGATGATTATTTTCACGTCACCACCAGCACATTCCTGTTCCACGAGTTGCCGGGGCCGGTGCGTGCCCAGGTGATCCAAGAGCTGTTCCGGGTGACGAAGCCGGGGGGCACGGTGGTGCTGTGCGATTCAATTCAGGCGGCCGATGCGCCGGAGTTGGAGCCGGTGTTGGCAGGGTTCCCGGCGGCGTTCCATGAACCGTTCTATCGCCACTACATCACGGATGATTTGGTGGCCTATTTGGACAAGGCCGGGTTTGAGCAGGTGGAAACCTCAACCCATTTCTTGAGCAAATATTGGGTGGCCCGGAAGCCGAGCGATCGCCCTGAAAATCCTGAAAATTAA
- a CDS encoding XisI protein, translated as MEKLATYRQYVKEVLNDFCEFRRNASIRPEARAIAVNPIFDEVNDRYAVVIDGWTTKRRDYGLIMHIDIKSSSPEDAKIWVQYNGTEIEIVQQLLDRGVPKEDLVLGYHPPSIRPFTEFALG; from the coding sequence ATGGAAAAACTAGCGACCTATCGGCAATACGTCAAAGAAGTGCTGAACGATTTTTGCGAATTTCGTCGCAACGCTTCCATTCGTCCCGAAGCCAGGGCGATCGCCGTTAACCCCATCTTTGATGAAGTCAACGATCGCTATGCCGTCGTCATTGACGGTTGGACAACCAAGCGACGCGACTATGGCCTGATCATGCACATCGACATCAAAAGCAGCAGCCCAGAGGATGCCAAAATTTGGGTTCAATACAACGGCACGGAAATCGAAATCGTGCAACAACTGCTCGATCGCGGTGTGCCCAAGGAAGATTTGGTGCTGGGCTACCATCCCCCCAGCATCCGCCCCTTCACCGAATTTGCCCTAGGTTAG
- a CDS encoding XisH family protein — protein MAKDLFHQAVRNALEKENWFITDDPLSLKLGGVDLYIDLGAEKLLAAERAGQKIAVEIKTFGGRSEIAEFHLALGQFLNYRLALQVSDSQRELFLAVPQVVYESFFTLEFIKMSITNYQVKLLVYEPATETIALWKN, from the coding sequence ATGGCCAAAGATCTATTTCATCAAGCGGTTCGGAACGCATTAGAAAAAGAGAATTGGTTTATTACGGATGATCCCCTGAGTCTCAAGCTCGGCGGCGTTGATTTGTATATCGACTTGGGGGCAGAAAAGCTGCTAGCAGCAGAACGCGCCGGCCAGAAAATCGCTGTAGAAATTAAAACCTTTGGTGGACGATCCGAAATCGCTGAGTTTCATTTAGCACTCGGTCAATTTTTAAATTATCGATTGGCCTTGCAAGTCAGCGATTCTCAGCGGGAACTCTTCCTGGCTGTTCCCCAAGTGGTTTATGAAAGCTTCTTTACGCTTGAATTTATTAAAATGTCGATTACGAATTACCAAGTCAAACTGTTAGTTTATGAACCCGCAACGGAGACCATTGCCCTATGGAAAAACTAG
- a CDS encoding glycosyltransferase family 61 protein codes for MKISSLGEKIAQAKALTDQEQVFAIVSHYCQKLDACPEWLDGYNFLAKILTEQEAVPEAITVYQQAIQVFPEQATLYVNLATLLLTQSHFAAALRAYEQAILLDPNWHHSYLCLARLHKYLAQLEDAVATCDRGLKVSPGAGDLWQLRSQCLEQQGRWEAAIEGYLHLLAINPGSDVAYQAIKRLGVDHQRQDWFDFCSQHDLTPSLLHRFSQIISCDDSLVWSTALPQNSSNQDDGALTLNPQLGDCFELKAAMVWIESQAVAILNHEKKFLVEACSGKLSTLIWEKFAPDWPEVQPGKALILSTLCGENYYHWMFDILPRIGRYKEKFYQDKNALDKIDYFVFDKINHPFHKESLSLLGIETSKVIETGNQAVLCFESVLVPSYMNGITRYACNFLRNTFLSRALQPQELTAITGSVELQATDAQPTENHLARETSSLSIHPLGADKSAKKIYITRSKASYRRLLNETEVMEFLIAEGFEIVELETLPLLKQVAMFATAEVVVAPHGAGLTNLVFASPGTWVLELLSIAYRPVCYKVISEFVDLNYRYVIGEAIQRADGLFQEEPAWYDLRIDLEKIKAILAEFSSSPS; via the coding sequence ATGAAAATCAGTAGTTTAGGCGAGAAAATTGCCCAAGCGAAAGCTTTGACTGATCAAGAACAGGTATTTGCCATAGTTTCTCACTATTGCCAAAAACTAGATGCCTGTCCCGAATGGTTAGATGGCTACAACTTCTTAGCCAAAATACTCACCGAACAAGAAGCTGTGCCGGAAGCAATCACTGTTTATCAGCAGGCCATTCAAGTTTTTCCAGAGCAAGCCACGCTCTATGTCAATCTAGCAACCTTGCTGTTAACTCAAAGTCATTTTGCTGCTGCCTTACGGGCCTATGAGCAGGCGATTTTACTAGATCCTAATTGGCATCACAGCTATCTGTGCCTGGCTCGGCTGCATAAATATTTGGCACAGCTAGAGGACGCGGTTGCCACTTGCGATCGCGGTTTGAAGGTTTCTCCTGGGGCAGGTGATTTATGGCAACTTCGATCGCAGTGCTTGGAACAACAAGGACGATGGGAGGCGGCCATTGAAGGCTATTTGCATCTGCTAGCAATCAATCCTGGCTCGGATGTAGCCTATCAGGCGATCAAACGCCTGGGTGTTGACCATCAGCGCCAAGATTGGTTTGATTTCTGCTCTCAGCATGACTTAACTCCCTCGCTCTTGCATCGCTTTAGTCAAATTATTTCCTGTGACGATAGCCTTGTTTGGTCAACAGCATTGCCCCAAAATTCATCTAATCAAGATGACGGAGCATTAACACTTAACCCCCAATTAGGTGATTGCTTTGAGCTTAAGGCAGCCATGGTTTGGATTGAATCACAAGCTGTTGCAATTTTAAATCATGAGAAAAAGTTTCTAGTGGAAGCTTGTAGTGGCAAGCTATCAACTCTGATATGGGAAAAATTTGCACCTGATTGGCCAGAAGTTCAGCCAGGAAAAGCATTGATTCTGTCTACTTTATGCGGAGAAAATTACTATCACTGGATGTTTGATATCTTGCCTAGGATTGGCAGATACAAAGAAAAGTTTTATCAGGACAAGAATGCTCTTGATAAAATTGATTATTTTGTTTTTGACAAAATCAATCACCCATTTCACAAAGAATCCTTAAGTTTGCTTGGCATCGAAACTAGCAAAGTAATAGAAACAGGCAACCAAGCAGTCTTATGTTTTGAGTCTGTCCTAGTACCGTCCTATATGAACGGCATCACACGCTATGCCTGTAATTTTTTGCGAAATACGTTCTTGAGCCGCGCCTTACAGCCGCAGGAATTGACGGCGATCACTGGCAGCGTGGAATTACAAGCCACAGACGCTCAACCCACAGAGAACCATCTGGCTAGGGAAACAAGCAGCTTGTCTATTCATCCCTTGGGTGCTGACAAGTCAGCCAAAAAAATCTATATCACACGCAGTAAAGCGAGTTACCGGCGGTTGCTCAATGAGACAGAAGTGATGGAGTTTCTTATAGCCGAAGGATTTGAGATTGTTGAACTGGAAACACTGCCATTGTTGAAACAAGTAGCCATGTTTGCCACTGCGGAAGTGGTGGTTGCGCCCCATGGGGCTGGGCTAACTAATTTAGTGTTTGCCTCGCCTGGAACCTGGGTTCTTGAATTGCTATCGATTGCCTATCGACCAGTCTGCTACAAAGTGATCAGCGAGTTTGTGGACTTAAATTATCGCTATGTGATTGGGGAAGCCATTCAGCGCGCAGATGGACTGTTTCAAGAGGAACCAGCTTGGTACGACCTGAGAATAGATTTAGAAAAAATCAAGGCGATTTTGGCAGAATTTAGCTCTTCACCGAGTTGA
- a CDS encoding type IIL restriction-modification enzyme MmeI: MARSLLVFWAGQGCPDRPTKNQRFNGYGCLVLGLFADPRFLMPSVNRDRLQEFVTFCQTYILSQPAATERSNSGPFLEAFFQAFGYAGTKQAGATIEQVVDQGSRKGQTGYADLYWPDGSLLIELKRRSERHLDRHYNQAWGYAQRLTPQPQYIILCNFEQFWIYDLTQSVSIPVERLALDELPFHPEAFRFMERGAAKPKFRDGQIVEVTATAAQRMGLLYRSLCDRRDRLKNPPYTEADAHELLSSVPPQPQRYVIDFHPQSLEVAKTYPAIFKQIKNEVLPTRQQAAQAEADRNQAVLKKNPKAKVNHHHQNFLNRWWLLSYPRPEMIAKISQGDRYIVCGQVTKRPIVAFVSGRIRPNAALIVFPLDDDYSFGILQSSLHWQWFTRQCSTLKGDFRYTSNTVFDTFPWPQTVTIAQITAVAEAARALRQLRETLMAEAQWSLRDLYKTLDQPGDTPLHRAHAALDRAVAAAYGWDDRTDPLAFLFQLNQTVAAAERSGEPVLGPGLPPWVGDRQPLISADCITS, translated from the coding sequence TTGGCTCGATCGCTTCTCGTTTTTTGGGCGGGTCAAGGCTGCCCCGATCGCCCCACCAAGAATCAGCGCTTTAATGGGTATGGCTGTTTAGTCCTTGGCCTATTTGCTGATCCGCGATTCCTAATGCCGTCAGTGAACCGCGATCGACTGCAGGAGTTTGTCACCTTTTGCCAAACCTATATCCTGTCGCAACCCGCAGCGACGGAACGTAGCAATAGCGGGCCGTTCCTGGAGGCATTCTTTCAGGCGTTTGGGTATGCCGGAACCAAGCAGGCGGGGGCCACGATCGAGCAAGTGGTGGATCAGGGCAGCCGCAAGGGCCAGACGGGTTACGCCGATTTGTATTGGCCCGATGGTTCGCTGTTGATTGAACTGAAGCGGCGATCGGAGCGACATCTCGATCGCCACTACAACCAAGCCTGGGGCTATGCCCAACGCCTTACGCCTCAACCGCAATACATCATCCTCTGCAACTTCGAGCAGTTTTGGATTTACGACCTCACCCAATCGGTCAGCATTCCCGTTGAACGGTTAGCCCTCGATGAATTGCCGTTTCATCCCGAAGCCTTCCGCTTCATGGAACGGGGAGCCGCAAAACCCAAGTTTCGCGACGGGCAAATTGTGGAGGTGACGGCGACGGCGGCCCAACGGATGGGGCTGCTGTATCGATCGCTTTGTGACCGGCGCGATCGCCTGAAAAATCCCCCCTACACCGAAGCCGATGCCCATGAATTACTATCGAGCGTGCCGCCGCAACCGCAACGCTACGTGATTGATTTTCATCCTCAATCCTTAGAAGTTGCAAAAACCTATCCAGCAATTTTTAAACAGATTAAGAATGAGGTCTTACCGACCCGGCAACAGGCCGCCCAAGCAGAAGCCGATCGCAATCAAGCAGTCTTAAAGAAAAACCCAAAAGCAAAAGTCAATCATCACCATCAGAATTTTTTGAATCGCTGGTGGCTCCTGTCTTACCCGCGTCCTGAAATGATTGCAAAAATCAGCCAGGGTGATCGCTATATTGTTTGCGGACAGGTAACAAAACGCCCGATCGTTGCATTTGTTTCAGGTCGTATCCGTCCCAATGCCGCCTTGATTGTTTTTCCATTAGATGATGATTATTCCTTTGGCATTTTGCAATCTTCGTTGCATTGGCAATGGTTCACCCGCCAATGTTCAACCTTAAAAGGCGATTTTCGCTACACCTCCAACACCGTTTTTGACACCTTTCCTTGGCCGCAAACGGTGACGATCGCCCAAATTACGGCCGTGGCAGAAGCCGCCCGCGCCCTACGCCAATTGCGCGAAACCCTGATGGCCGAAGCCCAATGGAGCCTGCGCGATTTGTATAAAACCTTGGATCAACCGGGCGATACGCCGCTGCACCGGGCCCATGCCGCACTCGATCGGGCGGTGGCCGCAGCCTACGGTTGGGACGATCGCACCGATCCCCTGGCCTTCCTGTTTCAACTCAACCAAACTGTGGCGGCGGCCGAGCGATCGGGAGAACCGGTTTTGGGGCCGGGTTTGCCCCCTTGGGTGGGCGATCGTCAGCCTTTAATCAGCGCCGATTGCATCACTAGCTAG
- the glnA gene encoding type I glutamate--ammonia ligase yields the protein MTTAQDVLKMIQDQNIEMIDLKFVDLFGIWQHCTFHRSLIDEEAFTEGVAFDGSSIRGWKGIQASDMSMVADPNTAWMDPFMEVPTLSMVCSIKEPRTGEWYDRDPRSIAARVLGYLQSTGIGDTVYCGPEPEFFIFDDVRYGQNEHESYYHVDSIEAQWNSGRIEAGGNLGNKIGYKRGYFPVAPSDTLQDIRTEMLLTMGKCGVPIEKHHHEVATAGQCELGMKFSDLISAADNVLTYKYVIKNVAKKYGKTVTFMPKPLFNDNGSGMHTHMSIWKDGQPLFFSPDGYANLSKMALNFIGGLLKHAPAVLAFTNPTLNSYKRLVPGFEAPVNLAYSAGNRSASIRIPLTGSNPKAKRLEFRCPDATSNPYLAFSAMLLAGLDGIKNEIDPGEPLDVDIYDLSPEELSKVPSTPGSLEGALEALDQDRGFLTASGVFTDDFIDNWITYKLDAEVNPMRLRPHPYEYLLYYDA from the coding sequence ATGACGACTGCCCAAGATGTCTTGAAAATGATTCAAGACCAAAATATCGAGATGATCGACCTGAAGTTTGTCGATCTCTTCGGGATCTGGCAGCACTGCACCTTCCATCGCAGCCTTATCGACGAAGAAGCCTTCACCGAGGGCGTGGCCTTCGATGGTTCCAGCATTCGTGGCTGGAAGGGCATCCAAGCTTCCGACATGTCCATGGTGGCTGATCCCAACACCGCCTGGATGGATCCGTTCATGGAAGTGCCCACCCTGAGCATGGTCTGCTCGATCAAAGAACCTCGTACCGGCGAGTGGTACGATCGCGACCCCCGCTCGATCGCGGCTCGCGTGTTGGGCTACCTGCAAAGCACCGGCATCGGCGACACCGTATATTGCGGCCCCGAACCGGAATTCTTCATCTTCGACGATGTGCGCTACGGCCAAAACGAGCACGAATCCTACTACCACGTGGATTCGATCGAAGCCCAGTGGAACTCGGGTCGGATTGAAGCGGGCGGCAACCTGGGCAACAAAATTGGCTACAAGCGTGGCTACTTCCCCGTTGCTCCCAGCGACACCCTGCAAGACATCCGCACCGAAATGCTGTTGACCATGGGCAAGTGTGGCGTGCCCATTGAAAAGCATCACCACGAAGTGGCAACCGCCGGCCAGTGCGAGCTGGGCATGAAGTTCAGCGACCTGATCAGCGCTGCTGACAACGTACTGACCTACAAGTACGTGATCAAGAACGTGGCCAAGAAGTACGGTAAAACCGTCACCTTCATGCCCAAGCCGCTGTTTAACGACAACGGCTCCGGGATGCACACCCACATGTCGATTTGGAAGGACGGCCAGCCCCTGTTCTTCAGCCCCGATGGCTATGCCAACCTGAGCAAGATGGCATTGAACTTCATCGGTGGTTTGCTGAAGCACGCTCCCGCTGTTTTGGCCTTCACCAACCCCACCCTCAACTCCTACAAGCGCTTGGTGCCGGGCTTTGAAGCGCCGGTGAACTTGGCTTACTCGGCCGGTAACCGATCTGCTTCGATCCGGATTCCGTTGACCGGCTCGAACCCCAAGGCCAAGCGTCTGGAATTCCGTTGCCCCGACGCAACCTCCAACCCCTACCTGGCGTTCTCGGCCATGCTGTTGGCGGGTCTCGACGGGATCAAGAACGAAATCGATCCGGGCGAACCGCTGGATGTGGACATCTACGACCTCAGCCCCGAAGAACTGAGCAAGGTTCCTTCGACCCCCGGTTCGCTGGAAGGCGCTCTGGAAGCGTTGGATCAAGATCGTGGCTTCTTGACCGCTTCGGGTGTGTTCACCGATGACTTCATCGACAACTGGATCACCTACAAGCTGGATGCGGAAGTGAACCCGATGCGCCTGCGTCCGCACCCCTACGAGTACCTGCTGTACTACGATGCCTAA
- the apcB gene encoding allophycocyanin subunit beta: MRDAVTTLIRNYDITGRYLDRDAMDDLKAYFASGEARIKAASVINANAADIVKQAGLALFEEVPELIRPGGNAYTTRRYAACLRDMDYYLRYASYAIVAADADVLDERVLNGLRETYNSLGVPPAPTVRGIQIMKDIVKSLVTAAGVDASVVDAPFDYMTRELSESDI; encoded by the coding sequence ATGCGCGATGCTGTGACGACTTTAATCAGAAACTATGACATTACGGGTCGCTACCTCGATCGCGACGCAATGGACGACCTGAAGGCCTACTTTGCGTCGGGTGAAGCTCGGATCAAGGCGGCATCGGTGATTAATGCCAATGCGGCGGATATTGTCAAGCAAGCGGGCTTGGCTTTATTTGAGGAAGTGCCCGAGCTGATTCGTCCGGGTGGCAATGCTTACACCACTCGGCGCTATGCGGCTTGTCTGCGGGATATGGACTACTACCTGCGCTATGCCAGCTACGCGATCGTGGCGGCGGATGCGGATGTGTTGGATGAGCGCGTGCTGAATGGTCTGCGCGAAACCTACAACTCTTTGGGTGTGCCTCCGGCTCCGACGGTGCGCGGCATTCAAATCATGAAGGATATTGTGAAGTCGCTGGTGACGGCGGCCGGTGTGGATGCCAGCGTGGTGGATGCACCGTTTGATTACATGACCCGCGAACTGAGCGAGTCGGACATCTAG
- a CDS encoding MFS transporter, whose product MLNLKRLRSRPARQFLYLWAGQTLIFCAAQIWLVALTWLVLQETQSGWAAGSVLMAAAIPRGLLMLLGGAMSDRLPTNRVAALAGAIASLAIMGVVAMLLADRFSLEGMIAIAALFGSLEAFLYPAVLALLPKLVPADRLSQANAWMQGSEQITNVVGPAAAGLAIGAVGLTATFTLNALLLLLGSLCIFLVQPKAPGRSAHSPQSTPKQALAAEIGEGLRYAWQRSDIRIGLLLIAAINFAILGPIVIGVAQLVTVRLQGNATTFGSLQAAYGVGALLGVVIAGQLNAIANLKTPLAWLAGALGLGLISLGFVHSTALAAIAIGGMGIGGGVVGVLAMTWLQQQTAFHMQGRMMSLIMFAAVALDPFSQAASGALLEISLTGLFVAAGIVMLLTAMGAAIGPETSRSA is encoded by the coding sequence ATGTTGAATTTGAAACGGTTGCGATCGAGACCGGCCCGACAGTTTTTGTACCTGTGGGCGGGTCAGACTTTAATTTTCTGTGCCGCACAAATTTGGTTGGTAGCCCTGACTTGGTTGGTGTTGCAAGAAACCCAATCTGGTTGGGCGGCGGGGTCGGTGTTGATGGCGGCGGCGATTCCTCGGGGGCTGTTGATGTTGTTGGGGGGAGCCATGAGCGATCGCCTGCCCACCAATCGGGTGGCGGCGCTGGCGGGGGCGATCGCATCCCTGGCAATTATGGGGGTGGTGGCGATGCTGCTGGCCGATCGCTTCTCCCTGGAAGGGATGATCGCCATTGCGGCCCTCTTTGGTTCCCTGGAAGCCTTTCTTTATCCTGCCGTTTTGGCCCTGTTGCCGAAACTGGTTCCCGCTGATCGCCTTTCTCAGGCCAATGCTTGGATGCAAGGCAGCGAACAGATTACGAATGTGGTTGGGCCGGCGGCGGCGGGCTTGGCGATCGGGGCTGTGGGGTTGACGGCCACTTTTACCCTCAATGCCTTGTTGCTGTTGCTCGGCAGTCTTTGTATTTTTCTGGTGCAACCCAAGGCTCCCGGGCGATCGGCCCATTCCCCTCAGTCAACGCCGAAACAGGCCCTGGCCGCAGAAATTGGCGAAGGGTTGCGCTATGCCTGGCAGCGATCGGACATTCGGATCGGGTTGCTGCTGATTGCGGCCATTAACTTTGCCATCCTGGGGCCGATCGTGATTGGCGTGGCCCAACTGGTAACCGTGCGCTTACAGGGCAATGCCACCACCTTTGGATCGCTTCAGGCCGCCTATGGCGTGGGGGCCCTGCTGGGTGTGGTGATTGCGGGGCAACTCAACGCGATCGCCAACCTCAAAACGCCCCTGGCTTGGCTGGCGGGAGCCTTGGGATTAGGCTTAATTTCCCTGGGCTTTGTTCACAGCACTGCCCTCGCCGCGATCGCGATCGGGGGGATGGGGATCGGTGGCGGCGTTGTGGGTGTGTTGGCCATGACTTGGCTGCAACAGCAAACCGCCTTCCACATGCAGGGGCGAATGATGAGCCTGATTATGTTTGCGGCGGTGGCCTTGGATCCCTTTTCGCAAGCGGCCTCGGGTGCGTTGTTGGAAATCAGCCTCACTGGATTGTTTGTGGCGGCGGGGATCGTCATGTTGTTGACGGCAATGGGCGCGGCGATCGGGCCGGAAACTTCCCGATCGGCCTAA
- a CDS encoding TetR/AcrR family transcriptional regulator codes for MKFAHIQDMSDPRFLSSPLLATVQRMMTPGTKAPPKPAARKKPRQARSQARVNRILDVAEKLLIAEGYNATTTQAIAAQAEVPIGSLYQFFPDKNAIVGALAERYNDQMYALFLQLHASEAKNLSLKDYVDRIVDSFDQFLKTHPGYLAILMPLQGLPELAEIDAENDDRLIQGYIDYFQDRYPGQTAETYEAIAFVIVKGIGTLLWFTFGQTDLAQTRLVQETKKLMLSYLLNYFEDNHFEDSEILES; via the coding sequence ATGAAATTTGCTCATATTCAAGATATGAGCGATCCTCGTTTTTTGTCAAGCCCCCTATTGGCCACAGTTCAACGCATGATGACTCCCGGAACCAAAGCCCCCCCCAAACCAGCAGCCCGCAAAAAACCACGCCAGGCCCGCAGCCAAGCCCGCGTGAATCGAATTTTGGATGTGGCGGAAAAACTTTTGATCGCCGAAGGCTACAACGCCACCACCACCCAGGCGATCGCGGCCCAAGCAGAAGTCCCGATCGGGTCGCTCTATCAGTTTTTTCCCGACAAAAACGCCATCGTCGGAGCCTTAGCAGAGCGCTATAACGATCAGATGTATGCGTTATTTCTCCAACTTCATGCCTCAGAGGCTAAAAATTTATCCCTCAAGGATTATGTTGATCGGATTGTTGATTCTTTCGATCAATTTCTGAAAACCCACCCGGGCTATTTAGCCATTCTCATGCCCTTGCAAGGACTGCCAGAACTGGCCGAAATTGATGCCGAAAATGACGATCGCCTGATCCAGGGCTACATTGACTATTTTCAAGATCGCTATCCCGGTCAAACGGCAGAAACCTATGAGGCGATCGCCTTTGTGATCGTCAAGGGAATTGGCACATTGCTATGGTTTACTTTCGGGCAGACGGACTTGGCACAAACCCGCTTAGTGCAGGAAACGAAGAAATTAATGTTGAGTTATTTATTGAATTATTTTGAAGACAATCATTTTGAAGACTCCGAGATCCTTGAAAGCTGA